Part of the Octopus sinensis linkage group LG10, ASM634580v1, whole genome shotgun sequence genome is shown below.
caaacatacaggcacacacacatatacatatatatacatatatacgatgggcttctttcagtttccgtctaccaaatccactcacaaggctttggtcggcccgaggctatagcagaagacacctgcccaaggtgccacgcagtgggactgaacccagaaccatgtggttggtaaacaagctacataccacacagccacccctgcgcctattatatataatagacagaatgatataacaaagccaaggctgtgaggagttttcgggacatttataaggaaatagtcttacagatgtttctgggatcttatggatatcccttcaacAGAGACAGTGTAAGAAGGTTAAAGagaggaaatatatacacgcatcacCAAAGTGACAAAGGACACTAATCAGGACAggtactgctagaaataagagtcaaaacaccTCAGTAGCCACAAAAAGCAGTATTTTAATGAGCTGAGAAGGGAGATGGAGCTAGATCACTGATGATTTTGCATTCTGATGCTTAACACATCTTAATGCTCTTGTAGCTATTGGGTCgttttgattcttatttctagcaatattgaTGCTGATTAATGCCTGTGAATTAgccacccatattatatataactagcagtatcgcccggcgttgctcgggtttgtaagggaaataactatataagcatttttagagagttacttcccttatagatgccaattcgggctttcttagccatttctgttttggtgtcttcaagccatgaagtcgttgttctaaaagaacgcaggtctccttgacaacgctttacgacgttgatttccttacactcccttccccacagcttcacgagggagggaagaagggggagaagcagcacaggtgcaggtgtgaccatggacgccaacttcgccgccatcgacacacgaaaaattatgcattaaaatggaataaaaaatgatgttaaattatttttaaaatcgtagactcatcgtagacgcgcgctaatactcagacgggctcgatatgaatcacgactataagataccgcttttagttacactgcaccgcaaaatgtgggagtcgttaggaatctaaatcgaaggggacagacactcacacaactacagttttatatatatagattttcactttTACCATTTATGAAACCAGCATATGATTTCAATGGAGATCTTATAAGCTGACAAGGCAAGATGGGTTTAACCCTAGGCACGGAAAGAGAGTCACTGATGAGCATTAAGATGCATTAAGCATCAGAAAGCAAAATCATCAGGGATCTAGTTCTATCTGCCACCGTAGGGGGTGAGGGGGGCATGTCTACCTTCTCAGTTCATTAAAATACTGCTTTTTATGACTATTGAGTTGtgttgactcctatttctagcaatgctgggaCTGATTGGTACCCTTTGTTCACTTTAGTGATGTCTCTATTTctgcctttaggttgtaaaattgcaaATTAGCCAcccaatattatatatgcatacatatgtcatcatcatcatcatcatcatttaacgtctgctttccatgctggcatgggttgaatggtttgactgaggactagcaagcctggaagctacaccaggctccaatctgatctggcaagttttctacagctggatgccctttctaatgccaacacacacacacacataaatggttGTATAATAAATTACATAGGTTTAAAGTGAAAAGGAcaaaccaaacaaaataaaaagaaaaactaaaaccaAAGTGACACAAAACAACAGAagtaaaatacaatgaaaacaaaaggggaaaagaaaggaaaaagataaaggagaatatctttaaaaaaattatgcaaatgGAATGTTTTTGGCATGGATAAGACAAGAGCCCCAGTTACAACACTGAATGGGAAGTGCAACATTATTAAGCATTCAGGTTCCTGTCAAATGCATTATTTTATATCTTCGAGATTCAATAATGTGATagaatatttttagaatgacattgtagggcaagtgtgagaggctgaatctggccagttttaacataaaaagaCAGCAGTAGGATTTGGTTGCTGCATACCAGTGCAGATGTctttcttgcatgccacatccaatgattcttatgtccaacatttctctcagggcgcttacactctgttgtctgtacacactgacattacacatccagcgggtcatgctagcttcatttctttcaagcctatgcatgtcttcagcagtcacagcccatgtttcactgccgtgaagcatggcagttcgcacacatgatcatacaatctacttttcactctgaagagaggccctttgtcaccagtaggggtagaagctttctgaactttgcccagcctattcttattctagcagtaaTGCTCTCTGAGCTTCCACCCCctctactaacttggtcacctaagtagtGGAAGCTAACAacaacttctagtttctccccctggcatgtgatggaaccTGTTttttgagcatctgtggtgtttattgcccctgttcATCTGCCACACgtgaaagctatcttcccagttaatctttctttgatgttgctgcacctcttatgcgtccatagcttacactgagtacatcttatgtagtttctacctacaccttttctacagatcaaacaAGGCCATCTgcctgaaggggtgtgtgatgtgttcaCTTCTTACCtgctaggactttggtttttgtgacattgactctaaggcacTTCGATTCTgatccttgcttccatacctgaaatttcttctctagttctggtagtgattttctatgagggccaggtcatcagcatagaggagctcccaggggcaacctgtcttgaattcctttcttattgcctggaggaccaTGATGAATATCAGGGGCTCGAGGACTGATCCTTAGTGgatccctacttctacccggaattcttcactgtactcattgccaaccctcaccttactaatggcctctctgtataggcctgtacagcccttattaaccactcatcaatccctagtttctgcatcgaccatcagataagggatcgggggaccctgtcagaggctttctccaagtccacaaaaggggtttatctttggctaggtatttctcctgcagttgccataTCAAAAATATAGCATctgtggtgcttctacctgggacaaaaccgaactgcatctcacctaagcagactctctccctaattagtcggtcaatgaccctctctgtgaccttcatcatctgatccaacagtttgatatCCCTGTAATTACTTCTAtgtaaagcatcacctttacccttgtagcagttgactatggtactactacgccagtcattgggtatgactccattatgaactacctggtttacaatacgggtgactaggccataagccacaccaccagatattttaagcatctcagcagtgattcctgatgggccaggggcttttcctggcttcatacccttaattactTCATCTACCAGGgtgctgtctattcggatagctggtccctctactgcagtgtttcccaaccttttttcCCGGCGCCCCACTTTTTCATAGCAAAAGTTTTTACGCCCCACCTTTTCCCATGTCCACTCACATTTACAAGTACATGTGGGCCTacttacaattgaaaaaaaatcaaaaattaaaaaattgtattcaaaatacaaaaaaatagtttGAGAATTGAAACAACAGGCACTGAAAGTGCATAACACCCAATAAATCGATAAAATTATTacgatttttcatgtttttaaaaaatgtcaatttataaagaataaagaaacacgTTTTTTCAGTTCAATTATTTGACGGTCAGCTCGACTAATTTAGTGAGAACCCTGTGCCTGATGCATACAGCACAAGTTTTTAATTTGAGGAGACAACTTTGTTAATTTCAGTCGTAAATCGCCATGTTTTGTAATCTCAAGCCGGTTTCTCTTGGCTTCGAGCAAATTATCAACTGCACTAAAACCACATTCGACCAAATAAGACGAAGGGAAAGGAATCAGTAGCTCTCTCGCTGATGTAGAAATTTTAGGATATTTTCTTTCAACCTCGTCATATAGCCACATCTTTgtacctttcaatttaaacaaagtcttcacTGATTCATCATGTTGTAATTCTGATAACTCTTCTTGGTATTGGATTGTAGCATCAGAAACGTTAATCAGAAGCGGTTGAGTTAACCAAGAAGGAAAATTCATTGCCTTTAAATCGCAAAATCTGTCATTGAAATCCTTtatcaagatatttaaatgatCAATAATTACAATGCCAGCATCATTCGTTATTTCACATTTACTCAACCAGTAAAGTTCACTGAAATTTCTTTTGGAAAATTCTTTTTCCATAATTCGAGAGCTGTAATAAATCCAAAAATCTTTGCTTTTGCATCAATAAGTGTCATGTTTGCACCTTGAAGTTGTTTATTCAAGTTTCCAAGTTTCTCAAATATgtctgtcaaataactgacaaatgcTTTTCCATCCGTTGTTGACagcaatttcatttcacatttatcACTAAGAAAGTCGTTAATCTGATCAAATAATTCCATGAACCTCTTTAAGCAGTTTCCACTTGATAGCCATCTTACTTCTGTATGAAGCAATAATCGAACATGTTCGGCACTTTGATTTATACAAAACTGCTTAAAAAGATGTTCAgatttagaatttcttttaatgCTGTTGACACACTTGATCACACTTTGAAGAATCTTGTTAAGAACAGGGGACAATTCTTGGCAACCAAGTTTTCTTGGTGTATTACACAATGGACAGTCAACATGTTTGGATTTTCATCCTTCATCATTTTTAAGCATCCCGTATTCTTGCCCATCATGGCAGGTGCACCGTCTGCCGCATATGCCAGTAAGTTTTCCTTTGGTATTTTGTTTGCATCCAAATaatgtttgattttgatgtaaatatcatTTGCAGTTGTGGTGGTTTCAAACGATTCGCAGAACAGCATCTCTTCCTGAAACTCCTCGTGGTCAATATACCTCACATAAGTCAATAACAGAGCCTCACTGTCCCGGATTGTGGATTCGTCCATTTGTAATGAAAACTTACGCAATTTTAATTTCTCAATGAGCTGGCTTTCAACATCTTGCCCCATTTCATCTATTCTGTTCGAGACAGTGTTATTACTGAGTGGCATAGTCCTGATATCTCCATCATCTTTTTGTAATACAGTTTTTAAGAATTTTGAGATAGCAGGTTTAATCAGTTGCTCTCCAATAGTGTGAGTCTTTCCATGTTTTGCTATAAGCAAGGAGATTTCGTAGCTGGCTTCAAGGGCACGAGTATGAGGCGCTTGTTTTGCATGAAATAGTGAAGTGAGTTTTGTtcggtttttaaatttttctttcaatgatttgAAGTATTCCAAATCTAAATTAGAATTATTAGGATGTCTTACCTTTAAGTGCGCTTCCAGCCTACCTGCCTTCATTGACTCATTGCTCATCGTCTGATTACATAATAAGCAAAACGGTTTACGCTCATCATGCTCATCAGGAATGAATCCAAACTTCAAAAACTCCACTGCGTATTGACGAGTCTTCTTCTTGTTTGGTTTGCTCATTTTCAATAGGGCTAACAAAAGACTAATTGAGGCAAACTAATTGAGGCAATTGATTGGCTTATCTGAATAGTAAGTTTATTGCTCAGTGCGGGATCTTCTTTGTCTCGCTGGGGTGCGAGAGTTTCCGATGTGGAGGCTTCAAAGGAAAGACGGAATCTAAGGTTGTGCCCGCGATGACCGCTCGTcatgtacaaatattttcacagccCACGTCTATGCCCCGCGCCCCACCAGTGGGGCGTACACCCCCACCTTGGGAATCACTGCTCTACTggatcaacatttggcaggctctcctcctcccattcattctccacgttcagcagtctttcataatggcttctccaagcgtttttcttttcagaatcattaaaagcaagtgcaccatcatccatgtggacacatttctctcctgtgacatcacaattttctctcacacactgtcttgcaatccgaaatacctcagttctttggtcctcatgtcgctggacattggcaaacttcttatcTGTTTCTCCCTTGGTTATGTATACCTGTTGCCCagcctcccttctggctatctaatacagttccctgctacccacactcttccaggctttccaggcctgtttctttgctctaatggctttgtctagtgtattattccaccaccactTTACTCTAGATCTGGAAGGGATTTTGCACCATccgcagacttggtctgtggcacttagtaagctgtcctgtaggaatttccagctaccctcTATGTCCGAGGTCTGTaactcctcctctctcttattAAACTTTTTGATGAGGATGTCcttaaatctctgaccatgtgaagggttctttagcttccaaatccttcttttctggattggtcttcTTCTTGGCATCATTCTGGCCtcaagtctaaagtcactaatgattagTCTATGCTGGGGGGCACATTCTTCACCCAGGAGGAACTAAAGGTAAAGAAGCCAGAAAAATATatggtaactacagaggtattgctctactatcagctgtTGGCAAGGTTCTGGCAATTATTCTTCTTACCCAcctgaatgggtgtctcgtaaatgatgtcctatctgaatgTCAATGTCACTTCTGATCTGGTAGAgagacaatggatatgattttcacagcaagacagatgcaggagaaatgctatgagcagaatatggatcttgtccatgtattcattgatttaaccaaGACCTTTGATACTGTGAATAGGGCCCCCCTATGGAAAATACTAGCAAACTTGGATGTCTGGATcacgtatatataattaagttgtttcatgatgggatggaggtttgggtcaatgttggtggtggcatgGCAGGACCCATTCTTGTGGGGAATagtgtcaagcagggtgacatccttgccccaactctcttttcctttgtactttgctgctgttTTTACTCATTCTTTTGTTAAGGatagctctctgggaatatatgtcaggtaTTCTGTACATATCTTCTAGCTGCCTCTTTAATCTGTGCCGATTTGCGgccaattcaaaagttttccagtctcttatttgtgacctcctttatgcagatgactgacTTAGTCACTCACCAAGAAACCCATATGTGGAACCAGCTATCTAggttgaaggaacaatactgAAAGTGGTACACAAGTTTGTGAACCTGAGCAGCACACTCAGccattcttgctccctggatgatgatatatctttcatgctgcagagagcaactgattccttctggtctcttcagtctcgtATCTGGTCCCAGTATGGCatcacaaagcaaacaaaaattgctgtgtaccatgcatgtgtactgacatcactcttttactcatgtgagacaggGACCCTTTACAAACATCATGTAAAGGTCCTTGAatgctttcatcagagatgtctcagacacattctgaatgttggctggaccttaaaactccagacacacaggtcctgaggacagctgatgtCTTCAGTATTGAGGTGATGGTGCACAAGCATCAGTTACATTgcactggacaccttattagaatgaaggatagcgggattcctaaacagatgctatatggggaacttgtgaatggaaagagaccccagtagaaaccaaggctgcaatttaaggactgtgtcaagtcctcattaaaggcctgtgaaatGCAGGAGACTGACTGAGAGAACTATGCCTGTCATCACCACAGATGGAAGAAGTAGATTAAGGAAGGGGTTGACACCTTTGAGAGAGCacatattctgcatgaagaatttaagcgtgctgctcgaaagTGCACTGCTGGTGCAGTGAATGGGGAAGaattggtctgcaatgtttgcagtcatgtatgcttgtcaagagcagggctcattagctaCCAACAGAGCCACAaaggcaaaatataagttagtcccaGAGCACataatgttcctgaaggtcatcAATGGTCTTTCTCGGTCatgagtggacagccatcatatatatatattgcagtattGACCAGACTGTCAGATACAGTTGTACACCAATGGTCACAattttcttccaattctgtctagattgcaccattcttttccatcttgaccaAGATTGCTTAACCAAATCATCTTCCCATCATTGAGGAGGCCTTCCAAGTGGCCATTTTAGATCTCTTGGATATAACTTGGCAACTATATGggtccacctgttgtctgtgaaccttaTGACATGTCCGGCCCTGCAATCACATCATTTGTTCTGCTCTATTCTTGAATTATTTCGTTTCAAATATGCTCTCTTAATGATATTCCTATCACGAATCTTTCCATGGCCCTTTGCATCGTAGCCAATTGATATCCTCTCCACTTCATAATAGCCCACGTCTCACTTGCATATAAGAATGCATGTAGGACAATACTATTGAAGAGTCAGGCATGTATGGCATTGTCTAACTTTGTTTTgagtgcatgcgcacacacacacacacacatctttcaatAATAAGAAacataagaaattaatattttaaaatgggtatttttgttgctgttcaaATATTAAATGTCTCATATTTTATGACAACATTGTCTATCCCTGCTTGGATATTTTGGTTACAATACAACACAGGCATGGAATGTTGAACTAAACAGGAAGTCAGAAATTTTTGATAGGGTGCgctgataatgtgtgtgtgtgtagttcatcaTAAGTATCAGGGAATACATCTAAAAATTATTTGCGGTATTATAtcagtttgtcactgttatttatgagaaaaaaagatacccttcccccacccctaacccttaaCCATAACTCCTAACCCTAGccataaccctaaccccacatatataaaaaataaaaattttacggaaagtgataatcttcttcaaatgtaaacaaatacacgtgtgtggccataaactgagggatcactcgtaaacagagctggataacaaaaccgttccctctttagtgtccacccattattatgaccctagtatcgatctattgcatttcaatctgttttagggttaggggtgggggaaagggtatctttttttcttcagaaatgtaaataaacccaatctgtttcttaaacgaatatatatgtaatgcgtgtatctgtgcaacagagagggaaattaaaactgcatatgttgtgaacttagaatatgtgtttattaataaaagtttaataacgataatcttttattcatacgaacgtaactgatatgaaatatgtcatgaataacagtgacaaactgaTTTGACACcgaaaataattgttgttgacaaccgcagaaattgtattcacttcaatagacgtcattgataggTTGAAATTGCTGACATGCAAGAAATTCAAcgacaaatagcttacaa
Proteins encoded:
- the LOC115216175 gene encoding protein ZBED8-like, with protein sequence MEKEFSKRNFSELYWLSKCEITNDAGIVIIDHLNILIKDFNDRFCDLKAMNFPSWLTQPLLINVSDATIQYQEELSELQHDESVKTLFKLKGTKMWLYDEVERKYPKISTSARELLIPFPSSYLVECGFSAVDNLLEAKRNRLEITKHGDLRLKLTKLSPQIKNLCCMHQAQGSH
- the LOC115216176 gene encoding zinc finger MYM-type protein 6-like is translated as MSKPNKKKTRQYAVEFLKFGFIPDEHDERKPFCLLCNQTMSNESMKAGRLEAHLKVRHPNNSNLDLEYFKSLKEKFKNRTKLTSLFHAKQAPHTRALEASYEISLLIAKHGKTHTIGEQLIKPAISKFLKTVLQKDDGDIRTMPLSNNTVSNRIDEMGQDVESQLIEKLKLRKFSLQMDESTIRDSEALLLTYVRYIDHEEFQEEMLFCESFETTTTANDIYIKIKHYLDANKIPKENLLAYAADGAPAMMGKNTGCLKMMKDENPNMLTVHCVIHQENLVAKNCPLFLTRFFKV